In Cupriavidus basilensis, the following proteins share a genomic window:
- the treF gene encoding alpha,alpha-trehalase TreF: MAPRITIEGGHPAGQPHVREVGDPTGGQTLAPHRLAGCAHADPLTPADRYQELFVAVQMGRIFPDSKTFTDAMPRQDPATILAAYRARAGAAGFDLAAFVHAHFALPEVPRSCYESDPNQPLADHIDGLWAVLTRHPAQHPPQCSLLPLPHPYVVPGGRFSELYYWDSYFTMLGLAASGQGGLLRGMAENFSYLLDTYGVIPNGTRSYYLSRSQPPVFALMVELFEDQGVQPELGFLPQLRKEYAFWMRGADCLAPGQACRRVVRLADGSLLNRYWDERDTPREEAFIEDTGTAALAARPAAEVFRDLRAAAESGWDFSSRWQEPGGGLETVRTTAILPVDLNCLLFKLEHKLAELAQAAGDADAPVFAQRAQARREAIDRLMWREAEGAYFDFDWQRHHARANLTAATVVPLYVGAATPAQAARVAQTVAARLLQPGGIATTERVSGQQWDLPNGWAPLQWLAIGGFACCGQAALAHEIAHRWLVTVASLYQREYKLVEKYALQPGEDGAVGGGGGEYPLQDGFGWTNGVVRRLLQDHPAHVACRCRAGVKSVHP; encoded by the coding sequence GTGGCACCACGCATCACCATCGAAGGCGGCCACCCGGCCGGCCAGCCTCATGTGCGCGAGGTGGGCGACCCCACCGGTGGCCAGACGCTCGCCCCGCACCGCTTGGCAGGCTGTGCGCACGCCGATCCGCTCACGCCCGCCGATCGCTACCAGGAGTTGTTCGTGGCGGTGCAGATGGGGCGCATTTTTCCCGACAGCAAGACCTTCACCGACGCCATGCCCCGGCAGGACCCGGCCACCATCCTGGCCGCCTACCGCGCTCGCGCCGGCGCTGCCGGCTTCGACCTTGCCGCCTTTGTGCACGCGCATTTCGCGCTGCCCGAAGTGCCGCGGAGCTGCTACGAGTCCGACCCCAACCAGCCGCTGGCCGACCATATCGACGGGCTGTGGGCGGTGCTGACCCGGCATCCCGCGCAGCACCCGCCGCAATGCTCGCTATTACCGCTGCCGCACCCCTACGTGGTGCCGGGCGGGCGTTTCTCCGAGCTTTACTACTGGGATTCGTACTTCACCATGCTGGGCCTGGCCGCCAGCGGGCAGGGCGGCTTGTTGCGCGGCATGGCGGAGAACTTCTCCTACCTGCTTGATACCTATGGCGTGATCCCCAACGGTACCCGCAGCTACTACCTGAGCCGCTCGCAGCCGCCGGTGTTCGCGCTGATGGTGGAGCTGTTCGAGGACCAGGGCGTGCAACCCGAGCTGGGTTTCCTGCCACAGTTGCGCAAGGAGTACGCTTTCTGGATGCGGGGCGCCGACTGCCTTGCGCCGGGGCAGGCATGCCGGCGGGTGGTCAGGCTGGCCGACGGCAGCCTGCTGAACCGCTACTGGGACGAGCGCGATACCCCGCGCGAGGAAGCCTTTATCGAAGACACCGGCACGGCCGCATTGGCGGCGCGGCCGGCCGCCGAGGTATTCCGCGACCTGCGCGCCGCAGCCGAATCGGGCTGGGACTTCAGCTCGCGCTGGCAGGAACCCGGCGGCGGGCTGGAGACGGTTCGCACCACGGCGATCCTGCCGGTGGATCTCAATTGCCTGTTGTTCAAGCTGGAGCACAAGCTCGCCGAACTGGCCCAGGCCGCCGGCGATGCCGACGCACCGGTCTTCGCCCAGCGCGCGCAGGCCCGCCGGGAGGCCATCGACCGGCTCATGTGGCGCGAGGCCGAGGGCGCCTACTTCGATTTCGACTGGCAACGCCACCACGCCCGCGCCAACCTGACGGCGGCGACCGTGGTGCCGCTCTACGTCGGCGCGGCCACCCCCGCGCAGGCGGCGCGAGTGGCGCAAACCGTGGCCGCGAGGCTGCTGCAGCCCGGCGGCATTGCCACCACGGAGCGCGTCAGCGGCCAGCAGTGGGACCTGCCCAACGGCTGGGCGCCGCTGCAATGGCTGGCGATTGGCGGGTTTGCGTGCTGCGGGCAAGCGGCGCTTGCGCACGAGATCGCCCATCGCTGGCTGGTGACCGTGGCAAGCCTTTACCAGCGTGAGTACAAGCTGGTGGAGAAATACGCCCTGCAGCCCGGAGAAGATGGCGCGGTAGGCGGCGGGGGCGGCGAGTATCCGCTGCAGGACGGCTTTGGCTGGACCAACGGTGTGGTGCGCAGGCTGCTGCAGGACCACCCTGCGCATGTGGCGTGCCGCTGCCGCGCGGGCGTGAAGTCCGTGCATCCATGA
- a CDS encoding alpha/beta fold hydrolase produces the protein MSDWILLRGLTRETRHWGVLPGVLQTHAGIGPVTMLDLPGNGVEAAGRAPANVAAMVAFLRERAARQGLAQPYRLLAMSLGAMVAAQWARQHPEEIGALVLINTSMRPFCSVAERLPPRNWPALFGMALRWHNAPYCERIIYRLTCNASAAFATDVAQWCAIRGSAPVRRANALRQLWAAARYHAPGAPPACPTLVLSSAADHLVDPVCSARLAEAWGAQHRRHPWAGHDLPHDDPAWLAAAVARWLATTSASHR, from the coding sequence ATGAGCGACTGGATATTGCTGCGCGGCCTGACGCGCGAAACCCGCCACTGGGGCGTCTTGCCGGGCGTGCTGCAGACCCACGCTGGTATCGGACCCGTCACCATGCTGGACCTGCCTGGCAATGGCGTTGAGGCGGCCGGGCGCGCGCCAGCCAACGTGGCTGCCATGGTGGCGTTCCTGCGCGAGCGTGCCGCCAGGCAGGGGCTGGCGCAGCCATACCGGCTGCTGGCGATGTCGCTGGGCGCCATGGTGGCGGCGCAGTGGGCGCGGCAGCACCCCGAGGAGATCGGCGCGCTGGTGCTGATCAACACCAGCATGCGGCCCTTTTGCAGCGTGGCCGAGCGGCTGCCACCGCGCAACTGGCCGGCGCTCTTTGGCATGGCGCTGCGCTGGCACAACGCCCCTTACTGCGAGCGCATCATCTACCGGCTGACCTGCAACGCGAGCGCGGCCTTCGCGACGGATGTAGCGCAATGGTGCGCGATTCGCGGCAGCGCACCGGTACGCCGGGCCAACGCCCTGCGCCAGCTGTGGGCCGCGGCACGCTATCACGCGCCGGGTGCGCCGCCGGCCTGCCCGACGCTGGTACTGTCGTCGGCGGCGGATCATCTGGTCGACCCGGTGTGCTCCGCGCGCCTGGCCGAAGCTTGGGGCGCGCAGCACCGCCGCCATCCCTGGGCGGGGCACGATTTGCCGCACGACGATCCAGCCTGGCTGGCTGCCGCGGTGGCGCGGTGGCTGGCAACAACCAGTGCCAGCCATCGCTGA
- a CDS encoding M14 family zinc carboxypeptidase → MAQPPNAGSFAEMQQLEGILEAGASRLDACRVGEVQAGGQCFPLYTASIGSNDPHAPAIGFFAGIHGLERIGTHLLLDYMRMLLWRLEWDELLERQLQSVRLLFMPIVNPGGMWAGARANPNGVDLMRNAPQDAVGRVPPLAGGQRVGAWLPWYRGKLGAPMEAESTAMLQVVAQQLQGRPLSFALDCHSGYGWSDSIWFPYARTAAPMPHLPEMFALKTMLEQAHPHHGYAFEPQSCQYLLHGDLWDWAYDHTPPGNIFLPMTLELGSWLWIKKNPRQLFSRQGFFNPVKAHRTARVLRRHANLLDFLARVAYAPERWLPRGQRRQELLDRANAQWPWGPPE, encoded by the coding sequence ATGGCGCAGCCACCCAACGCAGGCAGTTTTGCTGAAATGCAGCAACTGGAGGGCATCCTGGAAGCCGGCGCCAGCCGCCTGGATGCCTGCCGCGTCGGGGAGGTGCAGGCAGGCGGCCAGTGCTTTCCCTTGTACACCGCCAGCATCGGGTCGAACGATCCGCATGCGCCCGCCATCGGTTTTTTTGCCGGCATCCATGGCCTGGAGCGCATCGGCACGCATCTGCTGCTCGACTACATGCGCATGCTGCTGTGGCGCCTGGAGTGGGACGAACTGCTGGAGCGCCAGCTGCAATCCGTGCGGCTGCTGTTCATGCCGATCGTCAACCCGGGCGGCATGTGGGCGGGCGCGCGCGCCAACCCCAATGGCGTGGACCTGATGCGCAACGCGCCGCAGGACGCGGTTGGCCGGGTGCCGCCGCTGGCTGGCGGCCAGCGCGTGGGGGCGTGGCTGCCGTGGTACCGCGGCAAGCTCGGTGCGCCCATGGAGGCGGAAAGCACTGCCATGCTGCAAGTCGTGGCGCAGCAGTTGCAGGGCCGGCCCTTGAGCTTCGCGCTGGATTGCCACTCGGGCTACGGCTGGAGCGACAGCATCTGGTTTCCCTACGCGCGCACCGCCGCGCCGATGCCGCACCTGCCTGAGATGTTTGCCCTCAAGACCATGCTCGAGCAGGCACATCCCCACCATGGCTATGCCTTCGAGCCGCAGAGCTGCCAATACCTGCTGCACGGCGACCTGTGGGACTGGGCCTACGACCACACGCCGCCAGGCAATATCTTTCTGCCGATGACGCTGGAGCTGGGTTCCTGGCTGTGGATCAAGAAGAATCCCCGCCAGTTGTTCTCGCGCCAGGGATTCTTCAACCCGGTCAAGGCGCACCGCACCGCGCGCGTGCTGCGCCGGCATGCCAACCTGCTGGATTTCCTCGCCCGCGTGGCCTATGCGCCCGAGCGCTGGCTGCCACGCGGGCAACGCCGCCAGGAATTGCTCGACCGCGCCAACGCGCAGTGGCCCTGGGGGCCGCCCGAATGA
- a CDS encoding HAD family hydrolase produces the protein MSCLALFDLDHTLLPLDSEYEWARYLVEAGAADAAEVEANNALWLAEYSAGRLDIHRHAAFALGLLARHPHAQLEGLRSGFMRDVIAPAIRPEARALLATHQDAGDLCCIVTATCRFVTEPIAEALGVAHLLAVEAARDASGNFTGAVDGVPSFGVGKIARVAQWLESLGMAWAHFERTVFYSDSRNDIPLLEAVSHPVATNPDAALRALANTRGWPLLMLFASAEPALATA, from the coding sequence ATGTCCTGCCTTGCCTTGTTTGACCTCGACCACACCTTGCTACCGCTGGATAGCGAATATGAATGGGCACGCTACCTGGTGGAGGCCGGCGCGGCGGATGCCGCCGAAGTCGAGGCCAACAACGCGCTGTGGCTGGCCGAGTACAGCGCCGGACGCCTGGACATCCACCGCCACGCCGCCTTCGCCCTGGGCCTGCTGGCGCGTCATCCACACGCACAGCTGGAGGGCCTGCGCAGCGGCTTCATGCGCGACGTGATCGCGCCGGCCATCCGCCCCGAGGCGCGCGCGCTGCTGGCCACGCACCAGGACGCCGGCGATCTGTGCTGCATCGTCACCGCCACCTGCCGCTTCGTCACCGAGCCGATCGCCGAGGCGCTGGGCGTGGCGCACCTGCTGGCGGTGGAGGCCGCACGCGACGCGTCGGGCAATTTCACGGGTGCGGTAGACGGCGTGCCGAGCTTCGGGGTGGGCAAGATCGCACGCGTGGCGCAGTGGCTGGAATCGCTCGGCATGGCGTGGGCGCACTTCGAGCGCACCGTGTTCTACAGCGACTCGCGCAACGACATTCCGCTGCTCGAAGCCGTGAGCCACCCGGTGGCCACCAACCCGGATGCCGCGCTGCGCGCGCTGGCCAACACGCGCGGCTGGCCCCTGCTGATGCTGTTTGCTTCGGCCGAGCCGGCGCTGGCCACGGCCTGA
- a CDS encoding LysR substrate-binding domain-containing protein, producing MLGDLLTTFYEVARQGSITTAAKQLRVSQPTVTGRIRQLEENYGVELFYRRAGRVDLSDVGVALMPVVEQLMQHEGSADFLLRNAGNLHLGHLRIGATGPYYILKSVAAFRERYPAIEISIDIGNSQQMLDALIEYRIDVAVSSHAVEDDRLARITLATDPMVLVVNPAHPLARAPSVSLAQLATCHLLIREHGSMTRKATETALDGAGLPLPASTVIGSREAIYEAIRRGLGASVVPLGEVPRDPALCVVPFASHPPVLHEYLYCLQGRTHTRLIGAFLDCLAPCKAA from the coding sequence ATGCTCGGCGACCTGCTGACGACGTTCTATGAAGTGGCACGGCAAGGCAGCATCACCACTGCCGCCAAGCAACTGCGCGTAAGCCAGCCCACGGTCACGGGCCGCATCCGCCAGCTGGAAGAGAACTACGGCGTGGAGCTGTTCTACCGGCGCGCTGGCCGGGTCGACCTGAGCGACGTCGGCGTGGCCCTGATGCCGGTGGTGGAACAGTTGATGCAGCACGAAGGCAGCGCGGATTTCCTGCTGCGCAATGCCGGCAACCTGCATCTCGGCCATCTGCGCATTGGCGCTACCGGGCCCTATTACATCCTGAAGAGCGTAGCCGCGTTTCGCGAGCGCTATCCCGCCATCGAGATCAGCATCGATATCGGCAACTCGCAGCAGATGCTGGATGCGCTGATCGAGTACCGCATCGACGTCGCTGTTTCCTCGCACGCCGTCGAGGACGATCGGCTGGCCCGCATCACGCTGGCCACCGACCCAATGGTGCTGGTGGTCAACCCCGCCCATCCGCTGGCGCGCGCGCCCAGCGTCAGCCTGGCGCAGCTGGCAACCTGCCACCTGCTGATCCGCGAGCACGGGTCGATGACGCGCAAGGCCACCGAGACCGCGCTGGACGGCGCCGGCTTGCCGCTGCCGGCCAGCACCGTCATCGGCAGCCGCGAAGCCATCTACGAAGCCATTCGCCGGGGCCTTGGCGCAAGCGTGGTGCCGCTGGGGGAAGTGCCGCGCGACCCGGCGCTGTGCGTTGTGCCGTTTGCCAGCCATCCGCCCGTGCTGCACGAATACCTCTATTGCCTGCAGGGCCGCACGCATACGCGGCTGATCGGGGCCTTCCTGGATTGCCTCGCGCCGTGCAAGGCAGCGTAG
- a CDS encoding phosphocholine-specific phospholipase C, translated as MSLHSRRNFLKMAGGSAAATAALAAFPPSIRRALAIPANNATGTIRDVEHVVILMQENRSFDNYFGTLQGVRGFGDRFPIPLAGGLNVWQQAYTNRIVQPYHLDSTAGNAQRVSGTPHSYPDAQNAWDLGRMNKWPTYKNTQSMGYYTQTELDFQFALANAFTLCDAYHCGFHGGTNTNRLFHWTGTNDPTGANGGPVIDNSGDSMGASTGGYRWTTYPERLQAAGVSWKLYQNMPDNFTDNPLAGFVQYRKANEARGNTSNGSPYPAYTIADDVINPLIKGIGNTMPDGGFLQALKDDIAAGSLPQVSWIVAPATYSEHPGPSSPVQGAWYTQEVLNALTANPAVWSKTVLLINFDENDGFFDHVPPPCAPAYDANGVLAGKSTVATDGEYHTDMHPYGPGPRVPMYVVSPWSRGGWVNSQVFDHTSVLRFLEARFGVAETNISPYRRAICGDMLSAFNFVSPNSAALPVIPNRTKTVADKVRTDQEGMAPVALPTVAFQTANPATQPVGTRPSRALPYELHVSGREDPGAKAMWLLLSNTGTAAAVFHVYDRLHLDRVPRRYAVEPGKQVNDSWDVFTADNGKYDLWVLGPNGFHRAFQGDVSTVVAAGGTAPEIRVCYDIANAAVYLTMINTGAKACTFTVTPAAYREDGPWTFDIPAGKQLDQHWPVGLQGNWYDFVVTTTQGSFRRRFAGRLETGADGVSDPALGKPARAVP; from the coding sequence ATGAGCCTTCACAGCAGACGCAATTTCCTCAAGATGGCCGGCGGCAGCGCCGCCGCCACCGCGGCGCTGGCCGCCTTCCCGCCGTCGATCCGGCGCGCGCTGGCGATTCCCGCCAACAACGCCACCGGCACCATCCGCGACGTGGAGCACGTGGTGATCCTGATGCAGGAAAACCGCTCCTTCGACAATTACTTCGGCACCCTGCAGGGCGTGCGCGGCTTCGGCGATCGTTTCCCGATCCCGCTGGCCGGCGGCCTCAACGTCTGGCAGCAGGCCTACACCAACCGCATCGTGCAGCCTTACCACCTCGACAGCACGGCCGGCAATGCGCAACGCGTCAGCGGCACGCCGCACAGCTACCCCGACGCCCAGAATGCCTGGGACCTGGGCCGCATGAACAAGTGGCCCACCTACAAGAACACCCAGTCGATGGGCTACTACACCCAGACCGAGCTGGACTTCCAGTTCGCACTCGCCAACGCCTTCACGCTGTGCGACGCCTACCACTGCGGCTTCCATGGTGGCACCAACACCAACCGCCTGTTCCACTGGACCGGCACCAACGACCCCACCGGTGCCAATGGCGGCCCGGTGATCGACAACAGTGGCGACTCCATGGGCGCTTCCACCGGCGGCTACCGCTGGACCACGTATCCAGAACGCCTGCAGGCGGCGGGCGTAAGCTGGAAGCTGTACCAGAACATGCCGGACAACTTCACCGACAACCCGCTGGCTGGCTTCGTGCAGTACCGCAAGGCCAACGAGGCGCGGGGCAATACGTCCAACGGCAGCCCCTACCCGGCCTATACCATCGCCGACGACGTCATCAACCCGCTTATCAAGGGCATCGGCAACACCATGCCGGACGGCGGCTTCCTGCAAGCGCTGAAGGACGACATCGCCGCGGGCAGCCTGCCGCAGGTATCGTGGATCGTGGCGCCGGCGACCTACTCCGAGCACCCGGGGCCGTCCAGCCCGGTGCAAGGCGCCTGGTACACGCAGGAAGTGCTCAATGCGCTGACGGCCAACCCGGCCGTCTGGAGCAAGACCGTGCTCCTGATCAACTTCGACGAGAACGACGGCTTCTTCGACCATGTGCCGCCACCCTGCGCGCCTGCCTACGACGCCAACGGCGTGCTCGCCGGCAAGTCCACCGTCGCCACCGACGGTGAGTACCACACCGACATGCATCCCTACGGCCCTGGCCCGCGCGTGCCGATGTACGTGGTCTCGCCGTGGAGCCGCGGTGGCTGGGTCAACTCGCAGGTGTTCGACCACACCTCGGTGCTGCGTTTCCTGGAGGCACGCTTCGGTGTGGCTGAGACCAACATCAGCCCATACCGCCGCGCGATCTGCGGCGACATGCTGTCAGCGTTCAACTTCGTCAGCCCGAACAGCGCGGCGCTGCCTGTGATCCCCAACCGCACCAAGACCGTTGCCGACAAGGTGCGCACGGATCAGGAAGGCATGGCACCGGTTGCGCTGCCGACCGTCGCCTTCCAGACCGCCAACCCGGCCACCCAGCCGGTGGGCACGCGGCCCTCGCGCGCGCTGCCCTACGAGCTGCATGTGAGCGGCCGCGAGGATCCGGGCGCCAAGGCCATGTGGCTGCTGCTGAGCAACACCGGCACCGCCGCCGCCGTCTTCCACGTGTACGACCGCCTGCACCTGGACCGCGTGCCGCGCCGCTATGCGGTCGAGCCGGGCAAACAGGTCAATGACAGCTGGGACGTCTTCACCGCTGACAACGGCAAATACGACCTGTGGGTGCTGGGCCCGAACGGCTTTCATCGCGCCTTCCAGGGCGACGTGAGCACCGTGGTCGCCGCGGGCGGCACCGCGCCGGAAATCCGGGTGTGCTACGACATCGCCAATGCCGCCGTCTACCTGACCATGATCAACACCGGCGCCAAGGCCTGCACCTTCACCGTCACGCCCGCCGCCTACCGCGAAGACGGCCCCTGGACCTTCGACATTCCGGCCGGCAAGCAGCTCGACCAGCACTGGCCGGTGGGCCTGCAGGGCAACTGGTATGACTTCGTCGTGACCACCACCCAGGGCAGCTTCCGGCGCCGCTTTGCCGGCCGCCTGGAAACCGGCGCCGACGGGGTGTCCGACCCGGCGCTGGGCAAGCCCGCACGGGCCGTGCCCTGA
- a CDS encoding LamG-like jellyroll fold domain-containing protein — MAWKQRARMACGLALAGTVAACGGGGSDSPAVVAPDQNNTGGSGVASKKVLLVGVDGATYSQLQNGIAQRTLPNLATLSVTPASTGGRLGTTTEQVPLAGPSWATVLAGNWANRHGVGDDVAVATGLRTPSLFQYLRANAGSSALRRGAATSAPVLPALLKADVAAGNLDSMRDCAADDNCVAQEGVKLVQSGYDVVFTQFSAPDLAAAAQGFQNGGYATALSSFDQALGKLLAAVQARRAANANEDWLVAVTTSHGLDATGSTTTLPTVQNRTTFIALNKPFNTAVASNLPAAPANADALAALPTEADLLPTMLAHVGVALPAASYQIDGSALAGTAGVRGLQSVVGSTNTSLVLSWQNPTTATGDMTLLRDGVQIATLPAGTSTYEDKAITAPASGVYRFNYTLVRNGMPTALLAQINYVKPVVLADTLRNNLAAYYSFETLPATDSKGTTAIGPWVPGTDGGSLSSDSFGGKALKVDSRIDAYQLTQSGADIALAPQFTIGFWFKSDCTQGNGTGEPILANKNWTSGSNAGIAIGLWGSCSVSFNIGSGGKRDDITGMTFSANQWTYLALSINATAKTFSAYVIDPVLGLQKAENRAIANTDVTKLNGLATKAWGLNDDATHAYVPNNGGALKGVMEFNDLAMWTRQLSLAELQTITGSRQPLSTLNP, encoded by the coding sequence ATGGCATGGAAACAGCGGGCACGCATGGCATGTGGCCTGGCCCTGGCGGGCACGGTAGCGGCATGCGGCGGCGGCGGCAGCGACTCGCCGGCAGTGGTGGCCCCCGATCAGAACAACACGGGCGGCAGTGGCGTTGCCAGCAAGAAAGTGCTGCTGGTCGGCGTGGACGGCGCCACCTATAGCCAGCTGCAAAACGGCATCGCCCAGCGCACATTGCCCAACCTGGCCACGCTGTCGGTCACGCCAGCATCGACCGGCGGCCGGCTCGGCACCACCACCGAGCAGGTTCCGCTTGCCGGCCCGAGCTGGGCCACGGTCCTCGCCGGCAACTGGGCGAACCGCCACGGCGTGGGCGACGACGTTGCCGTGGCCACCGGCCTGCGCACGCCGAGCCTGTTCCAGTACTTGCGTGCCAACGCCGGCTCGAGCGCACTGCGCCGCGGCGCCGCTACCAGCGCGCCCGTGTTGCCGGCGTTGCTCAAGGCCGACGTGGCCGCAGGCAATCTCGACTCCATGCGCGACTGCGCCGCCGACGACAACTGCGTGGCGCAAGAGGGTGTGAAGCTGGTGCAGTCTGGCTACGACGTAGTCTTCACCCAGTTCAGCGCGCCCGACCTGGCCGCGGCCGCCCAGGGCTTCCAGAACGGCGGCTACGCCACCGCGCTGTCCAGCTTTGACCAGGCGCTGGGCAAGCTGCTGGCCGCCGTGCAGGCTCGCCGCGCGGCCAATGCCAACGAAGACTGGCTGGTCGCCGTGACCACCAGTCACGGCCTGGACGCGACGGGTTCCACCACCACCCTGCCGACGGTGCAAAACCGCACCACCTTCATCGCGCTCAACAAGCCCTTCAACACGGCGGTGGCCAGCAACCTGCCGGCTGCGCCCGCCAATGCGGACGCGCTGGCGGCACTGCCAACCGAGGCGGACCTGCTGCCCACCATGCTCGCGCACGTCGGCGTGGCCCTGCCCGCCGCCTCGTACCAGATCGACGGCTCGGCGTTGGCCGGCACTGCGGGCGTGCGGGGCTTGCAGTCCGTGGTGGGCAGCACCAACACCTCGCTGGTGCTGTCATGGCAGAACCCCACCACCGCCACCGGCGACATGACGCTGCTGCGCGACGGGGTGCAGATCGCCACGCTGCCGGCCGGCACGTCCACCTATGAGGACAAAGCCATCACCGCGCCGGCCAGCGGCGTGTACCGTTTCAACTACACGCTGGTGCGCAACGGTATGCCCACCGCGCTGCTGGCGCAGATCAACTACGTCAAGCCGGTCGTGCTGGCCGACACGCTGCGCAACAACCTGGCTGCTTACTACAGTTTCGAGACGCTGCCGGCAACCGACAGCAAGGGCACTACCGCCATCGGCCCCTGGGTTCCCGGCACCGATGGCGGCTCGCTGAGCAGCGACAGCTTCGGCGGCAAGGCGCTGAAGGTCGATTCGAGAATCGACGCCTATCAGCTCACGCAGAGCGGCGCCGATATCGCGCTCGCCCCGCAATTCACCATCGGCTTCTGGTTCAAGTCCGACTGCACCCAGGGCAACGGCACCGGCGAGCCGATCCTGGCCAACAAGAACTGGACCTCGGGCAGCAACGCGGGCATCGCGATCGGCCTGTGGGGCAGCTGCTCGGTGAGCTTCAACATCGGCAGCGGCGGCAAGCGCGACGACATCACGGGCATGACGTTCAGCGCCAACCAGTGGACCTATCTGGCCTTGTCGATCAACGCCACGGCCAAGACCTTCAGCGCCTACGTCATCGACCCGGTGCTCGGGCTGCAAAAGGCTGAAAACAGGGCCATCGCCAACACCGACGTGACCAAGCTCAACGGCCTGGCCACCAAGGCCTGGGGCCTCAATGACGATGCCACGCATGCCTATGTGCCGAACAACGGCGGCGCACTCAAGGGCGTGATGGAGTTCAACGACCTGGCCATGTGGACGCGCCAGCTCAGCCTGGCCGAGCTGCAGACCATCACCGGCTCGCGCCAGCCGCTGTCCACGCTCAACCCCTGA
- a CDS encoding MFS transporter — translation MFAQALSSRLDRRGIHYAWLIAAITFCVMLTTSAALGLPGAFLKPLTREMGWDTDQISSILAFRFALFGLMAPFSAILMERFGVRNVVWAALALIAGGMALATVATELWQLFIAWGLMLGVGSGLTALVLAAVIASRWFSARRGLVIGILTASSATGQLAFLPVAAWLIEHMGWRIAVLPVLGACAVLAVLVFCFMRNRPADVGLAAFGEVPMHAQAAPAPPSAPAPLTLRGPFVVLRDAARSQTFWILAGTFFICGLSTNGLIQTHFISLCADFGMAAVPAAGALAMMGAFDFVGTIVSGWLSDRYDCRKLLFWYYGLRGLSLFWLPHSTFTLYGLSIFAMFYGLDWIATVPPTVRLAGSVFGKERAPMVFGWIFAAHQVGAATAAFGAGLTRTLLLTYTPALYAAGAACMVAALLALMVRRPGTQASGAAPQAAKA, via the coding sequence ATGTTCGCTCAAGCACTTTCCAGCCGGCTCGACCGGCGCGGCATCCACTACGCGTGGCTGATCGCCGCCATCACCTTCTGCGTGATGCTGACCACCTCGGCCGCGCTCGGCCTGCCCGGCGCCTTTCTCAAGCCGCTGACGCGCGAAATGGGCTGGGACACGGATCAGATCTCATCCATCCTCGCGTTTCGCTTTGCGCTGTTCGGCCTGATGGCCCCGTTCTCGGCGATCCTGATGGAGCGTTTCGGCGTGCGCAACGTGGTGTGGGCCGCGCTGGCGCTGATTGCCGGCGGCATGGCGCTGGCCACTGTGGCCACCGAGCTGTGGCAGTTGTTCATTGCCTGGGGCCTGATGCTCGGGGTTGGCTCTGGCCTGACCGCGCTGGTGCTCGCGGCCGTGATCGCCAGCCGCTGGTTCAGCGCGCGCCGCGGGCTGGTGATCGGCATCCTGACCGCCAGTTCGGCCACCGGCCAGCTGGCGTTCCTGCCCGTGGCCGCCTGGCTGATCGAGCATATGGGCTGGCGCATCGCGGTGCTGCCGGTGCTGGGCGCCTGCGCGGTGCTGGCCGTGCTGGTGTTCTGCTTCATGCGCAATCGTCCGGCCGACGTGGGCCTGGCTGCGTTCGGTGAAGTGCCCATGCACGCCCAAGCCGCGCCGGCGCCGCCCAGCGCGCCCGCGCCGCTGACCTTGCGCGGGCCCTTCGTGGTGCTGCGCGACGCCGCCCGCAGCCAGACCTTCTGGATCCTGGCCGGCACCTTCTTCATCTGCGGGCTGAGCACCAACGGCCTGATCCAGACGCACTTCATCTCGCTGTGCGCGGACTTCGGCATGGCCGCCGTGCCGGCCGCCGGCGCGCTGGCGATGATGGGCGCGTTCGACTTTGTCGGCACCATTGTCTCGGGATGGCTGTCGGATCGCTATGACTGCCGCAAGCTCCTGTTCTGGTACTACGGCCTGCGCGGCCTGTCGCTGTTCTGGCTGCCCCACTCCACGTTCACGCTATACGGCTTGTCCATCTTTGCCATGTTCTACGGCCTGGACTGGATCGCCACGGTGCCGCCCACGGTCAGGCTGGCAGGCTCGGTGTTCGGCAAGGAGCGCGCGCCGATGGTGTTCGGCTGGATCTTTGCCGCCCACCAGGTCGGCGCCGCCACGGCTGCGTTTGGCGCGGGCCTTACCCGTACCTTGCTGCTGACCTACACACCAGCGCTGTACGCCGCGGGCGCGGCGTGCATGGTGGCCGCGCTGCTGGCGTTGATGGTCCGCCGCCCCGGCACGCAGGCTAGCGGCGCGGCCCCGCAAGCAGCCAAGGCCTGA